Below is a window of Flavobacterium sp. CFS9 DNA.
GGAGATTTCGACCATTTTGAAAGTTTCACAAACGATTTATGGAAAATGGGAAAGCGATATCTTTTATCCAACCTATAAAAACTTAAAGAAAATAGCTGTTTTTTACAATATTACTATAGATGCGTTGGTAGATGTTAAAGACCATAGAAAAGCGGGTAAGATTTTAATTTCGGAGAATCTGACCGCTGATCCGGTATCTTTTATTACCATATTTAAACTCCTAAAAAGAATAGAAAAGACCGTTTTATTAATTGAAAAGCAAACCGCGATCCCGGAGAAAGAAGGAGAATGAAAAAATAAAGAGTCCCGTTAAAT
It encodes the following:
- a CDS encoding helix-turn-helix domain-containing protein, which gives rise to MTFGTRLQKLRSEKRMSQKEISTILKVSQTIYGKWESDIFYPTYKNLKKIAVFYNITIDALVDVKDHRKAGKILISENLTADPVSFITIFKLLKRIEKTVLLIEKQTAIPEKEGE